In Pseudomonas sp. R76, one genomic interval encodes:
- the murD gene encoding UDP-N-acetylmuramoyl-L-alanine--D-glutamate ligase: MSLIASDHFRIVVGLGKSGMSLVRFLANRGTSFAVADTRENPPELVTLRRDYPHVEVRCGELDVEFLCRADELYVSPGLALATPALQAAAARGVKLSGDIDLFARNAKAPIVAISGSNAKSTVTTLVGEMAIAAGKRVAVGGNLGTPALDLLSDDVELYVMELSSFQLETTHDLGAEVATVLNVSEDHMDRYSGLPAYHLAKHRIFRGARQVVVNRQDALSRPLMGEGLPCWTFGLGKPDFKAFGIREENGEKYLAFEFQNLMPVRELKIRGAHNQSNALAALALGHAVGLPFDAMLASLRTFAGLEHRCQWVRDLNGVSYYNDSKATNVGAALAAIEGLGADIEGKLVLIAGGDGKGADFKDLKGPVAAHCRAVVLLGRDSDLIAAALGDAVPQVRATSLDDAIAHCQALAQPGDAVLLSPACASFDMFKNYEERGQLFARGVEALA, translated from the coding sequence GTGTCCCTGATCGCTTCAGACCACTTCCGCATCGTTGTCGGCCTCGGCAAGAGCGGCATGTCCCTGGTTCGCTTCCTGGCGAACCGGGGCACGTCGTTTGCTGTGGCCGATACGCGGGAAAATCCACCGGAGCTGGTCACGCTGCGCCGTGACTACCCGCACGTGGAAGTGCGTTGTGGCGAGCTGGATGTCGAGTTTCTGTGCCGTGCCGATGAGCTCTACGTGAGCCCAGGCCTGGCCCTGGCGACACCGGCTTTGCAAGCTGCTGCCGCACGTGGCGTGAAGCTCTCCGGCGATATCGACCTGTTCGCGCGCAACGCGAAAGCGCCGATTGTGGCCATCAGCGGCTCCAACGCGAAAAGCACCGTGACCACGCTGGTGGGCGAGATGGCCATTGCGGCCGGCAAGCGCGTGGCCGTGGGCGGTAACCTCGGCACACCGGCGCTGGATTTGCTCAGCGACGACGTCGAGCTGTACGTGATGGAACTGTCGAGCTTCCAGCTGGAAACCACCCACGACCTCGGCGCCGAAGTGGCCACCGTGTTGAACGTCAGCGAAGACCACATGGACCGCTACAGCGGCCTGCCGGCGTATCACCTGGCCAAGCACCGGATTTTCCGTGGTGCCAGGCAAGTCGTGGTCAACCGTCAAGACGCCCTGAGCCGTCCGCTGATGGGCGAGGGCCTGCCGTGCTGGACCTTTGGCCTCGGCAAACCTGATTTCAAAGCCTTCGGCATTCGCGAAGAGAACGGCGAGAAATACCTGGCCTTCGAATTCCAGAACCTGATGCCGGTGCGTGAGCTGAAAATCCGTGGCGCGCATAACCAGTCCAATGCGCTCGCGGCCTTGGCGCTCGGTCATGCGGTCGGCCTGCCGTTCGATGCCATGCTCGCCAGCCTGCGCACCTTCGCCGGTCTTGAGCACCGCTGCCAGTGGGTGCGCGACCTCAACGGCGTCAGCTATTACAACGATTCCAAGGCCACCAACGTCGGTGCTGCCCTGGCTGCCATCGAAGGCCTGGGTGCCGACATCGAAGGCAAGCTTGTGCTGATCGCCGGTGGCGATGGCAAGGGTGCCGACTTCAAGGACCTCAAAGGTCCGGTGGCCGCCCATTGCCGCGCCGTGGTGCTGCTGGGCCGTGATTCCGATCTGATCGCCGCCGCCCTCGGTGACGCGGTGCCGCAAGTGCGCGCCACGTCCCTGGACGACGCCATCGCTCACTGCCAAGCCCTGGCCCAGCCGGGTGATGCAGTGCTGCTGTCGCCGGCGTGCGCCAGTTTCGACATGTTCAAGAACTACGAAGAGCGCGGCCAGCTGTTCGCCCGCGGCGTGGAGGCCTTGGCATGA
- the ftsW gene encoding putative lipid II flippase FtsW, with amino-acid sequence MNFRNIIKPYPSPIITGRGIDLDFPMLAGCLALLGLGLVMITSASSEVAAVQSGNTLYMMIRHLVYLVIGLGACIVTMMIPIATWQRLGWMMLIGAFGLLIMVILPGIGREVNGSMRWIGFGAFNVQPSEIAKVFVVIYLAGYLVRRQKEVRESWMGFFKPFIVLLPMAGLLLMEPDFGATVVMMGAAAAMLFLGGVGLFRFTLMVVLAVAAVTVLVQAQPYRMARLITFTDPWSDQFGSGYQLTQALIAFGRGEWLGVGLGNSVQKQFYLPEAHTDFVFSVLAEELGVVGSLCTVALFVFVCVRGMYIGLWAEKAKQYFAAYVAYGLSFLWIGQFLINIGVNVGLLPTKGLTLPFLSYGGSSLVICCACLGLLLRIEWESRTHLGSEEMEFSESDFAEEPNHGR; translated from the coding sequence ATGAATTTCAGAAATATCATCAAGCCGTACCCGTCGCCGATCATCACTGGCCGTGGCATCGACCTCGACTTCCCGATGCTCGCCGGTTGCCTCGCGCTGCTGGGCCTGGGCCTGGTGATGATCACTTCGGCATCCTCCGAAGTGGCCGCCGTGCAGTCGGGCAACACCCTGTACATGATGATCCGTCACCTGGTGTATTTGGTCATCGGCCTCGGCGCGTGCATCGTCACCATGATGATCCCGATTGCCACCTGGCAGCGCCTGGGCTGGATGATGCTGATCGGCGCGTTTGGCTTGCTGATCATGGTGATCCTGCCCGGCATCGGCCGCGAGGTGAACGGTTCGATGCGCTGGATCGGCTTCGGTGCGTTCAACGTGCAGCCGTCGGAAATCGCCAAGGTGTTCGTGGTGATCTACCTCGCCGGCTACCTGGTGCGGCGTCAGAAAGAAGTCCGCGAAAGCTGGATGGGTTTCTTCAAGCCCTTCATCGTGCTGCTGCCGATGGCGGGCCTGTTGCTGATGGAGCCCGACTTCGGTGCCACCGTGGTGATGATGGGTGCCGCCGCCGCCATGCTATTCCTCGGTGGCGTCGGCCTGTTCCGTTTCACCTTGATGGTGGTGCTGGCCGTGGCTGCCGTGACGGTGCTGGTGCAGGCGCAACCCTACCGGATGGCGCGTCTGATTACCTTTACCGACCCATGGTCCGACCAGTTCGGTTCCGGCTACCAGTTGACCCAGGCGCTGATCGCCTTCGGTCGCGGCGAATGGCTGGGCGTGGGCCTGGGCAATAGCGTGCAGAAGCAGTTCTACCTGCCGGAAGCGCACACCGACTTCGTGTTCTCGGTACTCGCCGAAGAACTGGGCGTGGTCGGTTCGCTGTGCACCGTCGCACTGTTCGTGTTCGTGTGTGTGCGCGGCATGTACATCGGCTTGTGGGCCGAGAAAGCCAAACAGTATTTCGCCGCGTATGTGGCGTACGGCTTGTCGTTCCTGTGGATCGGCCAGTTCCTGATCAACATCGGCGTGAACGTCGGCCTGCTGCCAACCAAGGGCCTGACCTTGCCGTTCCTCAGTTACGGCGGCAGTTCGTTGGTGATTTGCTGCGCCTGCCTGGGGTTATTGCTGCGCATCGAGTGGGAGAGTCGAACCCACCTGGGCAGCGAAGAGATGGAATTCAGCGAAAGCGATTTTGCCGAGGAGCCGAACCATGGGCGCTAA
- the murG gene encoding undecaprenyldiphospho-muramoylpentapeptide beta-N-acetylglucosaminyltransferase, protein MGANVLIMAGGTGGHVFPALACAREFQNRGYTVHWLGTPRGIENELVPNAGLQLHLINVTGLRGKGKLSLLKAPFVLLKAVWQARNVIRELKPVCVLGFGGYVTGPGGVAAKLAGVPVIVHEQNAVAGTANRLLVPLAARVCEAFPKTFAASDKLRTTGNPVRTELFMAIAREALAGRKAHLLILGGSLGAEPLNKLLPEALAQLPVELRPEIFHQAGKNHDEVTATRYREAGVEANVQPFIKDMAHAYGWADLVVCRAGALTVSELAAAGLPSLLVPLPHAIDDHQTRNAEYLAGEGAAFLLPQRTTGAADLAARLTEVLMQPERLNSMASTASRLAKPDATRTVVDICLEVAHG, encoded by the coding sequence ATGGGCGCTAACGTGCTGATCATGGCGGGCGGCACCGGGGGCCACGTGTTCCCGGCCCTGGCGTGCGCGCGCGAATTCCAGAACCGTGGCTACACCGTGCATTGGCTCGGTACACCGCGCGGCATCGAAAATGAATTGGTGCCAAATGCCGGCTTGCAGCTGCATTTGATCAACGTCACCGGCCTGCGTGGCAAGGGTAAGCTGTCCCTGCTCAAGGCGCCGTTCGTGTTGCTCAAGGCGGTGTGGCAGGCACGCAACGTCATCCGCGAATTGAAGCCGGTGTGTGTGCTCGGTTTTGGTGGTTACGTGACCGGCCCTGGCGGCGTGGCAGCCAAGCTCGCCGGCGTGCCGGTGATCGTGCACGAGCAGAACGCCGTCGCCGGCACTGCCAACCGCCTGCTGGTGCCGTTGGCCGCACGGGTGTGTGAAGCGTTCCCGAAAACCTTTGCCGCCTCGGACAAGCTGCGCACCACCGGCAACCCGGTGCGCACCGAACTGTTTATGGCCATTGCCCGTGAGGCATTGGCCGGGCGCAAGGCGCATCTGCTGATTCTGGGCGGAAGCCTGGGCGCCGAGCCGCTGAATAAATTGCTGCCCGAAGCGCTGGCGCAACTCCCTGTGGAATTGCGCCCGGAGATCTTCCACCAGGCCGGCAAGAACCACGATGAAGTGACCGCCACTCGCTATCGCGAGGCCGGGGTCGAGGCGAATGTACAGCCCTTCATTAAAGACATGGCCCACGCCTATGGCTGGGCCGACCTGGTGGTCTGTCGCGCTGGTGCGCTGACCGTCAGTGAACTGGCCGCCGCCGGTCTGCCGTCCTTGCTGGTGCCTTTGCCCCACGCGATTGACGATCACCAGACCCGCAACGCCGAATATTTGGCCGGGGAGGGCGCTGCCTTCCTGCTGCCGCAAAGAACGACTGGCGCCGCCGATTTGGCCGCACGCCTGACCGAGGTTTTGATGCAACCGGAACGACTCAACAGCATGGCGAGCACCGCAAGCCGCCTGGCCAAACCTGACGCAACCCGCACCGTGGTCGATATCTGCCTGGAGGTGGCCCATGGTTGA
- the murC gene encoding UDP-N-acetylmuramate--L-alanine ligase, with protein MVENQKAMPQPEMRRIRRIHFVGIGGVGMCGIAEVLLNLGYQVSGSDLKESPVTDRLKSFGAQIFIGHRAENAAEADVLVVSSAVNTSNPEVATALERRIPVVPRAEMLAELMRYRHGIAVAGTHGKTTTTSLIASVFAAGGLDPTFVIGGRLNAAGTNAQLGTSRYLIAEADESDASFLHLQPLVAVVTNIDEDHMATYDGDFNKLKKTFVEFLHNLPFYGLAVVCLDDPVVREILPLVKRPTVTYGFSEDADVRAINVRQEGMQTFFTVLRPDREPLDVSVNMPGNHNVLNSLATICIASDEGVSDEAIVEGLSRFAGVGRRFQVYGQLPVDGGDVMLVDDYGHHPTEVAAVIKAVRGGWPERRLVMVYQPHRYSRTRDLYDDFVNVLADANVLLLMEVYPAGEEPIPGADSRKLCNSIRQRGQLDPIYIERGVDLAPIVKPLLRAGDILLCQGAGDIGGLAPKLLASPLFAAVQGKSK; from the coding sequence ATGGTTGAGAATCAGAAAGCCATGCCACAACCGGAAATGCGCCGCATCCGTCGCATCCACTTCGTCGGTATCGGCGGTGTGGGCATGTGCGGTATTGCCGAAGTACTGCTGAACCTGGGCTACCAAGTGTCCGGCTCCGACTTGAAAGAGTCGCCGGTCACCGACCGCCTGAAGTCCTTTGGCGCGCAAATCTTTATCGGCCACCGCGCCGAGAACGCCGCCGAGGCTGATGTGCTGGTGGTTTCCAGTGCAGTGAACACCTCCAACCCGGAAGTGGCCACCGCCCTTGAGCGCCGTATCCCCGTGGTGCCGCGTGCCGAGATGCTCGCCGAGCTGATGCGTTATCGCCACGGCATCGCCGTTGCCGGTACGCACGGCAAAACCACCACCACCAGCCTGATCGCCTCGGTGTTCGCCGCCGGTGGCCTGGACCCGACCTTCGTGATCGGTGGCCGTCTGAATGCAGCGGGCACCAATGCCCAGCTTGGCACCAGCCGCTACCTGATCGCCGAAGCCGATGAAAGTGACGCGAGCTTCCTGCACCTGCAACCGCTGGTTGCGGTGGTCACCAACATCGACGAAGACCACATGGCGACATACGACGGTGACTTCAACAAGTTGAAGAAAACCTTCGTCGAATTCCTGCACAACCTGCCGTTCTACGGTTTGGCCGTGGTGTGCCTGGACGATCCTGTCGTGCGTGAAATCCTGCCGCTGGTCAAGCGTCCGACCGTGACCTACGGCTTCAGCGAAGACGCCGACGTGCGCGCGATCAATGTACGTCAGGAAGGCATGCAAACCTTCTTCACCGTGCTGCGCCCCGACCGCGAGCCGCTGGACGTCTCGGTGAACATGCCGGGCAACCACAACGTGCTCAACTCCCTGGCGACCATCTGCATCGCCTCCGACGAGGGCGTCAGCGATGAAGCCATCGTTGAAGGCCTGTCGCGCTTTGCCGGGGTTGGCCGTCGCTTCCAGGTCTACGGCCAATTGCCGGTGGACGGCGGCGACGTGATGCTGGTGGACGATTACGGTCACCACCCGACCGAAGTCGCCGCAGTCATCAAAGCCGTGCGCGGTGGCTGGCCGGAGCGTCGCCTGGTGATGGTTTACCAGCCGCACCGCTACAGCCGCACCCGTGATCTGTACGACGATTTCGTCAATGTATTGGCCGATGCCAACGTGCTGCTGTTGATGGAAGTCTACCCGGCCGGTGAAGAACCGATCCCGGGCGCCGACAGCCGCAAGCTGTGCAACAGCATCCGTCAGCGTGGCCAGTTGGACCCGATCTACATCGAGCGCGGTGTGGACCTGGCGCCGATCGTCAAGCCGCTGCTGCGTGCCGGTGACATCCTGCTGTGCCAGGGCGCCGGTGATATCGGTGGCCTTGCGCCCAAGTTGCTGGCGAGCCCGCTGTTTGCCGCCGTGCAGGGGAAGTCGAAATGA
- a CDS encoding D-alanine--D-alanine ligase, with the protein MTTHYDALVSTVTPADFGRVAVLFGGKSAEREVSLKSGNAVLEALQSAGVNAFGIDVGDDFLARLQAEKIDRAFIILHGRGGEDGSMQGLLECAGIPYTGSGILASALAMDKLRTKQVWHSLGIPTPRHNVLCSEDDCISAAKELGLPLIVKPAHEGSSIGMAKVNSAAELIDAWKAASTYDSQVLVEQWIQGPEYTIATLRGQVLPPIALGTPHTFYDYDAKYVASDTQYRIPCGLDATKEQELMDLTAKACEALGIAGWARADVMQDDEGNFWFLEVNTAPGMTDHSLVPMAARAAGLDFQQLVLAILAASIEPRG; encoded by the coding sequence ATGACCACCCATTACGACGCCCTGGTTTCCACGGTTACGCCTGCCGACTTCGGCCGCGTGGCCGTGCTGTTTGGCGGCAAAAGCGCCGAGCGTGAAGTGTCGCTCAAGTCCGGCAATGCCGTGCTTGAAGCCCTGCAAAGTGCCGGCGTGAACGCGTTCGGTATCGACGTGGGCGATGATTTCCTCGCCCGCCTGCAGGCCGAAAAAATCGACCGTGCCTTCATCATCCTGCACGGCCGTGGCGGCGAAGACGGCAGCATGCAAGGCTTGCTCGAGTGCGCCGGCATCCCTTACACCGGCAGCGGCATCCTCGCGTCGGCACTGGCGATGGACAAGTTGCGCACCAAGCAGGTGTGGCACAGCCTGGGTATTCCAACCCCGCGTCACAACGTGCTGTGCAGCGAAGACGATTGTATTTCTGCAGCCAAGGAACTGGGCCTGCCTTTGATCGTCAAACCAGCCCATGAAGGCTCCAGTATCGGCATGGCCAAAGTGAACTCGGCCGCCGAATTGATCGACGCATGGAAAGCGGCAAGTACCTACGATTCGCAAGTGTTGGTGGAACAGTGGATTCAAGGCCCTGAGTACACCATCGCCACCCTGCGTGGCCAGGTATTGCCGCCTATCGCATTGGGCACGCCCCACACCTTTTACGACTACGACGCCAAGTACGTGGCTTCCGATACCCAGTACCGGATCCCGTGCGGCCTCGACGCAACCAAGGAACAGGAATTGATGGACCTCACGGCGAAAGCCTGTGAGGCGCTGGGTATCGCCGGTTGGGCGCGGGCAGACGTGATGCAGGATGACGAAGGGAATTTCTGGTTCCTGGAAGTCAACACCGCTCCCGGTATGACCGATCACAGCCTGGTACCTATGGCAGCCCGTGCAGCCGGTTTGGATTTCCAGCAGTTGGTGCTGGCGATCCTGGCCGCAAGCATTGAGCCAAGAGGCTAA